The DNA region GCGCCCTCTTCGATGTCGCGCTGAACGACACGGAGCGCTTCATCGGAATTCGCAACATCCATCTGGTGTGATCGGCGGTCGCCAAAGGTCGGGGTGCTTCCTGCCGCATCGCGGAACGGGCCGTAAAGGCCCGAGGCATATTTCGCCGAATAACTCATGATCGGCAGCGAGGTAAAGCCGCTTGCGTCCAGTGCCTCGCGGATGGCGCCGATGCGACCATCCATCATATCGCTCGGCGCGATGAGATCGCTGCCGGCCTCGGCATGACTGACGGCTTCGCGCACAAGCAGCTCAACGGTCTTATCGTTGACAATCTCGATGCGGCCATCGTGCGTTCGCTCGACCACACCGCAATGACCGTGCTCCGTGTACTCGCAGAGACACACATCGGTCGCGACGAGTAGCTCGGGAAAGCGACTCTTGATCTCGCGGACTGCTTCCTGAATCACGCCTCGATCGTTATAGGCTTCTGAGCCAAACTCATCCTTATGCTCGGGAATGCCGAACAGGATCACACCACCCAGGTTTGCTTCGAGTGCGGACTCGCACTCGCGGAGGATGCCGTTGATACCAAGCTGATCGACACCCGGCATGGATTTGATCGGCTTGCGAAAATTCGCGTCGCCTTCAATGGCGAAGAGCGGCAAAATAAGATTGCGCGGCTCGAGCGAGGTCTCCCGGACCACGCGGCGGTGCATTTCCGTCATGCGCGTCCGCCGTGTCCGCGAGCGCGCGGTTACAAGTAAGTCTTCCTCTGAATGTTCGTGCGTATGCATATTAATAAGCGAATTCGGGCCTCAAACAAGGCTGGCGGCGAGTTCCGTTGCACTCTTGATGCAAGCGCCCATGGCAATGCCACCACGATAATTACCAACGAAATGCAGTCCAGGATTTGCGCTCTCGGCAGCGGAAATGGCATTCAATACCGAATCGTATCCAACGTTGTACTGCGGGATCGCGCGCTTCCAGAGCCTGGCATGTCGGAACACGGGTGCGCCATTCGACTGGAAGAGCGCTCGCACTTCTCGCTCGGCATTTTGAAGGATCTGATCATGACTCCATCCCATGACTGCTCGGTTGCGAGCGCCGCCCGCCAACACGGTTAGCAAAACGTGTCCATCGGGCGCGCGGCCCGCAAAGTTCGAGGAAGAATAGATCGCGCCTAAAATACTGCGGCCTTCCTTGCTCGGAATCAGTCCGCCAAATCCTTCGATCTTCGTCAGGAATTGATCTTCGCGAAAGCCAAGATATGCGACGGCTATTGGAGGATAGTCAACTGCCGCCAGTTCGGCTGCCAGCGAGATCGCGATGGATTCGATGAGCGGTGCGGTGCTATGCGCCGGCAGTGCGAGAATGATATTCGGCGCCGTAAAGCTCTCGCTCGCGGAGCGGAGCGTGTAGCCAGTCGCACCATGAGTGAGAGTCAGCGCCTCTTTATGGAATTGTATGTCACCCGCAAGCTCTTCGCGAATCCGCTCGATCAGCTCGCCGAGGCCATTCGGAAATGAGATAATGCGCGGTTTCACCCGGTTCGGGTCTTTCTTGCGCATGAGCATGCCTCGAATCATCGAGCCATATTGCTGGTCGAGCTGCCAGAAGACCTTGAACGAATGCCGTACGCTGAGCTTTGTTGGATCACCAGCATAAATGCCAGTCACAAATGGATCGGCTGCTTGCTCATACAGTTCTCGCCCAAAGTGTCGCAGAAAATAGCTCTCGATGGTTTCGTCTCTTGCGGTGCATGGCGATGTAAATATCTCTCCCAACACGCGAAGCTTTCCACCGAATGAGAATAATGGCGTCGTGACTGCCTGAATCGGACCCACCGGCGCCTGCACCCACCGGCCATTGCGAAGAATGAACCGCTTCTTGGCATTCGGACTGGCTTCCACCGCTCTCGCTGTCAATCCAACTGATTCGATGAGATCCACCGTCTCCCGGTTTTCGATGCGCAGAGAATTCGGGCCGGACTCAAGCAAATATCCATTGACCCGCTCGGTGAGAATCTTGCCGCCGGCGAGATTTGCTTCTTCGAGAACGAGAACGCTCGCGCCGCGCTGCTTCAACCGATAAGCACACGTAAGTCCGGTGATGCCGGCGCCAACGATGATATAGTCAGGCATTGTCGGAACAAGGATTTGCGGAGATTATGGGGATGAGCAAGATGAGTCAACATTTCTTCGATCAATTCCAATCTCTTCGACCTCTTAAATCTATAGCGTGTGGGCGGCACACGCTATAGAGGAATCATTTGTGTCGCGACGTCCTTACTCATCTGATTTATTCCATTCCTCCCACGAATTCGTAAGCTATGTTTAACAAACTCGGCAACACTTATTCATTCCTCCTCACACTGATCCTGCTAACCGTTTCGGTCTCAAGTTGCGATAATCGCCGAGCGGGAGAGATTCGCGCCGCGCGCAATTTCGCTGGATCTGTCGTGCGTAACGACATCGCGGCACGAGATTCGATGATCGCGACAGCGAAGTTGCAAGCGGCGTTTGCAAACGACTCCATCGGAGGCCATTTGCGGCAATGGTTCGGGACGTTCTGCGATAGCCTTGGAAACCGCACTAATTCCGACGAATGGAGATTGGATGCCGACCGTGACTTGCGGACAGCGCTCAACGGAGCTCTGATCGATACCGCTGAAATCGAGGAAACGGGCACAGTCAGGGTGAGTAACGGCCTCATCTTCGAAAATCCCAGCAGTGAACCGTTCTTTTGGATGGTCCGCCAACGTGGCAAACCCTGGCGAGTCGCCTTTGTAACAATGGGCGACACGACCATGGATTTTCGGCAGTGACCGAATTAGCTTAGCATCAGCCGCACTTCATCTGCCACGCCGGGTGCGCAGCTTGCGAGATGTCCGCCATCGATGCGTCGCGCCCCACTAAAATCGAAATACTCGCCACCGGCTTCCGAAACGATCACGCCGAGCGGCGCGCTGTCCCAAATCGCCATGCGTGCATCGAGCATCGCTTCGGCGCGGCCAGTCGCAACGAGAATGTGCCCGTAGCAATCGCCCCATCCGCGGTAGATACCGAATGTGCGGGTGATCGCGTCATACTTGGCGCGTCCGATCAGTTCTTCGAGGCGTCTGGGGCTTGTCGTGCAAAGAAGAGAATGGGACAAATGGGACTGATGCGACGCATGGGCCAGATTCCCATTCCAGTAGCAGCCTTCGCCAACGCCAGCCGAGACGGTTTCACCAAGCGCGGGAAGATGCACGATGCCATGCGTGACTTCACCCGATTGCTCCAGCGCGATCAACACACCATAGATCGGCACGCCATGCACGAAGCTCTTCGTGCCATCGAGCGGATCGAGGATCCACCGGCGTGCCGAGTTCGAGCCCTGTTCGCCAAATTCCTCGCCAAGAATGACATCGTTTGGAAAATGCTCGCGAATCCGCGCACGCAGATATTCTTCCGATTCACGATCGGCGCGCGTCACGGGGCTGGCGTCGCCTTTCGTGATGATCTCAAGATCGGGCTGGCGGAAATACTTTAGAGTGATCTCGCCCGCGCCACGCGCGATGTCTTCCAGGAAGAGGCGTAGGTCCATCATTCGTGTCTCAGTGCTTCGATTTCTTTCAGGGCCACATCCGCCAGGCATTCGATGAAGAGCGGATGTGCGTTCAACCCTTTCATCACGCGGTAGTTCGTGATGCCAGATGCTTCGGCGGTCTTGCGCTCTTCGATGTCAAGTTCGTGCAGGGTCTCGATGTGATCGCTCACGAACGCAATCGGTATAACAAGCATGTCCGTGACACCTCGAGCGCCCAACTTGATAAGCATGTCATGCGTCGAAGGTTTGAGCCATCGTTTCGGGCCCACCTTGCTCTGAAACGAGAGCAAGTACTCGTGGTCGTGCCCACGCATATCCATGACCAACTCCATCGTCTCACGGATTTGAGCCGAATAGGGATCGCCACGCTTCACCATGTCGAGGGGTGTGCCGTGCGCGGAAAAGAGCAGCAGTACATCTTTCGGATTCGGAAATTGCGCAAGCCCCTCCTCGATCCGAGTGTTGATCGCTTCGAGATACTTCTCATTCTTATAATATTCGCGAACGCGGCGCTCACGGAACGCAGCATGTTGTCGCGCCAACTCGCGGTCCCACTCGTTGAAGCTCGAACCAGCGTTTGCCACAGCGTATTGGGCATAGAGCGGAAGAAGAATCACCTCCTGAACCCCATCATGCACAAGTGCGGACATTGTATCGGCCGTGAATGGCTTCCAATACCGACCGGCAAGACGCACCGTGACACCGAGACTTGCGTGCTTCGCATCGAAGTATTGCTGCAACGCGCGGACCTGCTCCTCCGTCCGCTCAACGATCGGTGACTTTCCTCCAATCTCCGCGTACTTCTCCCGAACTGATGGAGCACGTCGCTTGGAGATTTGTTGCGCGACAAACGTCTGGAATTTCGCGCCGAAGGGCAGCTCGAAAATATCCGGGTCGCTAAAAAGATTTAGGAGAAACGGCTCGACAGCTTCGAGCGAATCGGGTCCGCCGAATTGAAGGAGAACGATAGCGATCTTGCTGCGTGATTCAGTCATGTTTACTGACTTTGTTGCCTGCCCAAATGTTTTTGGGCTTGCACGATCATGTCATCGAACGCATTGGCCCCAATCTGATAGGGGTACTTCTCGTAAACGGCATTGTCTTCGTTGATCGTGAGTCCGTTCTTGATATCGTCTCGTCCCTCTATCATCAATGCAAGCGGAGGGTTCGTTGGATCGAGGGCCATCATGCAGCGGACTTTGTAGTACTTCGCGTCTGCAAAATGTGGATATGACTCGATCGCGCGGTCGAAGGATAATACAGCGGCGCCATAGCGCTGCTCTTCATACTGTGCTATGCCGATATAGAACATGTGCATGTAATGGACCCAGTCCTTACCGGCTTCACCATCATGCCTGATGCAGGTTGAGAAGAGCGATTCTGCACTATCGTACTGGCAGAGCTGTAGATAGGATAGCCCGAGATAGAAGTTGTACTCATGGTCCATCACTCCCGCAGTGGGACGCTGCCGTTGTGCGGCCCGAAAGTCCTGGATTGCCTCGCGATATTGCTTCGAAAAGATACACTTGATGAAGGCCCGATAGTCGAGCCACATCATGGAATCGTACTTGACCGCACTATCGAGGTACGGCATTCCGACCTCGTACTTCATTTGCTTGAAGTAGGGCATCGCGCGCTGCTGCCAGAGATAGGCATCGTCGTGCGAGAGCGCAATGGCGCTATCGATATACATTGCTCGTTCTCTCGAAAACAGTGGATGCAGCCAAGCTCCGTGATCCAGAAATCGCTCTCGCACGGAATCGCGGTGTGTTGGTGGCTGGCTGTTGTTCGTTTGCGCGGATGCGCAGATGCTCAAAACGGTTAGTACGACGAGTAGACCGAGTGATTTCATGCGATCGACAAGTTAGAGTTTTGCCCACTCTCTTGGATGCCGAAGGACTTCTTCCAATGCAGCTTCCGGTGTGCCAGGAGTAGGGTGCACATCATACTCCCACCGGGCGACAGCCGGCAGGCTCATGAGAATACTCTCCGTGCGACCGTTTGTTTCGAGGCCAAATCGCGTGCCACGATCGTATACTAGATTGAACTCGACATACCGCCCACGGCGCAGCAATTGCCAGTGTTTCTCCGCCTCTGCATAGACTTCATCCTTGTGCCGCTCGACAATTGGCACGTATGCCGGCAAGAACGCTCGTCCGGCATCTTCGACAAATGAGAACAATTGCTCGCGCTCGCGCGGATTCGGCGCACTCAGGTGATCGAAAAAGATACCGCCAATTCCGCGCGATTCATTGCGGTGTTTGATCCAGAAATATTCATCGCACCAAGCCTTGAAGCGCGGATAGTAGGTGAGATCGTGCTTGTCGCATGCAGTCTTTAGCGTGTGATGAAAATGGACTGCATCCTCCACATCGAGGTAATATGGAGTCAGGTCCGAGCCGCCACCAAACCATGAAGCGCCATCGGACTGTTCGAAATACCGAAAGTTGGCGTGCACCGTCGGTATCTTGGGTGAGCGTGGATGCAACACGAGCGAGACGCCAGTCGCAAAGAACTGCATTGCACTTGCACCGGGCTTCATCGAGTCCGGCGCCTCACCATGGACCGCGGAGAAATTCACACCGGCTTTTTCGAATACGTCGCCATCCTTGAAAACTTGCGTGATGCCACCACCGCCGCCGGGCCGCTCCCACGTTTCGCGAAAGAATTTCGTGCCGCTACCATCGAGCACTTCGAGTGCGAGCGTGATCTCTCGCTGTAACGTGCGAAAGAGTTCTTCAGCCCGAGCGCGCAACGATGCTTGAAGCTCTGCCATCAAGCCTTCGGTTTGTACGCGTTCTTGGCTGCCTCGACAAACGCGCGAGCATTGTCCGGATCGACATCCGGCGTAATGCCGTGGCCCAGATTGAAGATATGCCCAGTCGGCTCGCCCATCCGTTCGGCGATCAGGCGGACGCGGTCCTCGATCACTTCCGGCGTCGTGTATAGCACAGCCGGATCGAGATTGCCCTGCAAGGTGACTCCACCTCCGAGGACTTCTTTGACCTCGGCAATATCAATCGTCCAGTCGAGCGAGATGACATCGCAGCCAGTCGATGCGATCTCCGAAAGCGATTGATTCGCGCCCTTGCAGAAGACGATGATCGGAACATCCACGGTATGCGTGCGCACAAGCCGAATGATCTCGGCGATATACTCGAGCGAAAACTCTTTGAAATCGTCCGGCGTGAGCGCTCCTGCCCATGTGTCGAAAATCTGCAGGACATCCGCACCCGCCTCAACTTGCGCGATCAGATATTGCGCGATGACATCGGTGAGCTTGCGCAGCATTAGGTGGGAATCCTCACCACGCGTGAAGAGCATCTTCTTCGCTTCGTGGAAATCCTTAGAGCCTGAGCCTTCGACCATGTAAGCAAAGAGCGTCCACGGCGCGCCGGTGAAGCCAATGAGCGGCACGCGGCCGGCAAGCTTCTCTTTTGTGAGCCGGATGGCGTCCATAACATACGAGAGCGCCTGTGTGGTATTCTTATCGCGAAGCTGTTTGATCTGGGTGTAAAGCCTGATCGGATCCGGAAATCGTGGCCCGCCCTTGCCCTCTTCGACGACCAACTCCATCCCCATTGCCTGCGGAACGACCAAAATGTCGGAAAAAATGATCGCAGCATCGACGCCTACGAGATCGACAGGTTGAATCGTCACTTCCGCCGACAACTCGGGCGTATGGACCATTTCGAGAAATGTATGCTTGGCGCGGACGGCGCGATATTCGGGCAAATAACGGCCAGCCTGCCGCATGAACCATACCGGTGCGCGTTCCACCGGCTCACGCCGCGCGGCTCTCAGAAGTAGATCGTTTTGAAGTTTCATTGCGGTGGCAAACATCCGGTTCGCACTTATCCATCCCAAGCATGGAAGGTCTAATTATGTCCTCCACGACCCGTCATTGCGAGGAGCGACGAAGGAGCGACGAAGCAATCCCTTCCAGGATGAGCGCCAGCATCCACGCTTGGCAGGACTTCGTGGTGGGGATTGCTTCGTCGGGCTTCGCCCTCCTCGCAATGACGAGGATCACACAACCTTACTTATCCAGCCACACATATTTCATGTCGATCCGATTCATCGGGTCGAGCGGATTATCACGGACGTACGGTTGGAGCAGGCGATAGTGCTCCTCGTAAAACAACGGTATCGAGGGCGCCTCGTAGGCCGCGATGTCCTCGGCCGCAGCATAGAGCTTCATGCGCTGCGCCTCGTCTGTTGTGGCGATCGCCTGATAGAACAGGTCGTTGAATCGCTCGCTGTTCCAGCGGGCACTGTTCGGATAGCTC from Bacteroidota bacterium includes:
- the hemB gene encoding porphobilinogen synthase translates to MHTHEHSEEDLLVTARSRTRRTRMTEMHRRVVRETSLEPRNLILPLFAIEGDANFRKPIKSMPGVDQLGINGILRECESALEANLGGVILFGIPEHKDEFGSEAYNDRGVIQEAVREIKSRFPELLVATDVCLCEYTEHGHCGVVERTHDGRIEIVNDKTVELLVREAVSHAEAGSDLIAPSDMMDGRIGAIREALDASGFTSLPIMSYSAKYASGLYGPFRDAAGSTPTFGDRRSHQMDVANSDEALRVVQRDIEEGADIIMVKPAISSLDIIRRIREQFAMPTAAYQVSGEYSMILAAGANGWIDEERVMMESLLAIKRAGASIILTYFALRAAKVLSK
- the hemG gene encoding protoporphyrinogen oxidase, which translates into the protein MPDYIIVGAGITGLTCAYRLKQRGASVLVLEEANLAGGKILTERVNGYLLESGPNSLRIENRETVDLIESVGLTARAVEASPNAKKRFILRNGRWVQAPVGPIQAVTTPLFSFGGKLRVLGEIFTSPCTARDETIESYFLRHFGRELYEQAADPFVTGIYAGDPTKLSVRHSFKVFWQLDQQYGSMIRGMLMRKKDPNRVKPRIISFPNGLGELIERIREELAGDIQFHKEALTLTHGATGYTLRSASESFTAPNIILALPAHSTAPLIESIAISLAAELAAVDYPPIAVAYLGFREDQFLTKIEGFGGLIPSKEGRSILGAIYSSSNFAGRAPDGHVLLTVLAGGARNRAVMGWSHDQILQNAEREVRALFQSNGAPVFRHARLWKRAIPQYNVGYDSVLNAISAAESANPGLHFVGNYRGGIAMGACIKSATELAASLV
- a CDS encoding inositol monophosphatase family protein; this encodes MMDLRLFLEDIARGAGEITLKYFRQPDLEIITKGDASPVTRADRESEEYLRARIREHFPNDVILGEEFGEQGSNSARRWILDPLDGTKSFVHGVPIYGVLIALEQSGEVTHGIVHLPALGETVSAGVGEGCYWNGNLAHASHQSHLSHSLLCTTSPRRLEELIGRAKYDAITRTFGIYRGWGDCYGHILVATGRAEAMLDARMAIWDSAPLGVIVSEAGGEYFDFSGARRIDGGHLASCAPGVADEVRLMLS
- the hemH gene encoding ferrochelatase, which produces MTESRSKIAIVLLQFGGPDSLEAVEPFLLNLFSDPDIFELPFGAKFQTFVAQQISKRRAPSVREKYAEIGGKSPIVERTEEQVRALQQYFDAKHASLGVTVRLAGRYWKPFTADTMSALVHDGVQEVILLPLYAQYAVANAGSSFNEWDRELARQHAAFRERRVREYYKNEKYLEAINTRIEEGLAQFPNPKDVLLLFSAHGTPLDMVKRGDPYSAQIRETMELVMDMRGHDHEYLLSFQSKVGPKRWLKPSTHDMLIKLGARGVTDMLVIPIAFVSDHIETLHELDIEERKTAEASGITNYRVMKGLNAHPLFIECLADVALKEIEALRHE
- the hemF gene encoding oxygen-dependent coproporphyrinogen oxidase, coding for MAELQASLRARAEELFRTLQREITLALEVLDGSGTKFFRETWERPGGGGGITQVFKDGDVFEKAGVNFSAVHGEAPDSMKPGASAMQFFATGVSLVLHPRSPKIPTVHANFRYFEQSDGASWFGGGSDLTPYYLDVEDAVHFHHTLKTACDKHDLTYYPRFKAWCDEYFWIKHRNESRGIGGIFFDHLSAPNPREREQLFSFVEDAGRAFLPAYVPIVERHKDEVYAEAEKHWQLLRRGRYVEFNLVYDRGTRFGLETNGRTESILMSLPAVARWEYDVHPTPGTPEAALEEVLRHPREWAKL
- the hemE gene encoding uroporphyrinogen decarboxylase, whose translation is MKLQNDLLLRAARREPVERAPVWFMRQAGRYLPEYRAVRAKHTFLEMVHTPELSAEVTIQPVDLVGVDAAIIFSDILVVPQAMGMELVVEEGKGGPRFPDPIRLYTQIKQLRDKNTTQALSYVMDAIRLTKEKLAGRVPLIGFTGAPWTLFAYMVEGSGSKDFHEAKKMLFTRGEDSHLMLRKLTDVIAQYLIAQVEAGADVLQIFDTWAGALTPDDFKEFSLEYIAEIIRLVRTHTVDVPIIVFCKGANQSLSEIASTGCDVISLDWTIDIAEVKEVLGGGVTLQGNLDPAVLYTTPEVIEDRVRLIAERMGEPTGHIFNLGHGITPDVDPDNARAFVEAAKNAYKPKA